The genomic region GCCGTGCCCCAGCGACCCGCTGCCGATCTCGGCGCCGGGCACGAGCAGCCGGTCCGGATGGTGGCCGAGAGGCGAATCGTACGAGCCGAAGCCCGCCAGCAGGTCCTCGGGGAAGAAGCCCTTCGCGGCGAGGACCGCGTAGTACGCCATCGGGCCGTGCCCCTTCGACAGCAGGAACCGGTCCCGGTCGGCGGCGTCGGACGTCTGCGGTGTCACCCGCAGCACCCGGTCGTAGAGCACCCGGAGTACGTCCAGTGTCGAGGTCGCCGCGGGGCCGTGCTTCTCGTCACCCGTCATCAGGGTCATCAGCCGGTCGAGGTCCGGCGCCATGTCTGTGGTCATGCGGTCGACGATCCGACATCAAGTGCGCTTGAGGTCAAGCGGGGGAAAGGATTCGTGACCACCTGCCCGAGTGCGGTATTGTTTCGATGCGCGTTCAGCCAGGGAAGCTTCCTGGTCAGGCGGGCAACGGGACGTGGCGCAGCTTGGTAGCGCACTTGACTGGGGGTCAAGGGGTCGCAGGTTCAAATCCTGTCGTCCCGACTCGGAAGAGTCGTAGGTGAAGGGGCCGTTTCGGAGGATTCCGAAGCGGCCCCTTCACTGTGTGTGCTGCCGGTTGCGGGCCGAGGGGCTCCCCGCGGCAGCTCGGAGGGGTCAGAGGTCCAGGGTCAGCCGGCCACCTGGGGTACGGCAGCGGGAGACACAGATCATCAACGTTTCGTCGGCGGCGCGCTCCTCCTCGGTGAGGACGGTGTCGCGGTGGTCGGCCTCGCCCGAGAGAAGGTCGGTCTCGCAGGTGCCGCAGGTGCCCTCGGTGCAGGAGTAGAGGACGGTGACGCCCGCCCGCTGGACGGTCTGCAGGATGCTCCGGTCCGCCGGGACGGTCAGCAGAAGGCCGGACCGGGCGAGTTCGACCTCGAACTCGGAGTCGCCGGAGCTGCCCGGAGTCGCCGGCGTGAAGCGTTCGAGGCGCAGCGCGGAAGCCGGGACGCGGGACTCGACCGCCTCCAGCAATGACGCCGGGCCGCAGGCGTAGACGAGTTCGCCGGGCTGGAGGCCGGCCAGGTGGGTGTCGAGGTCGAGGTGGCCGGTGGCAAGAGTGACGCGGTCGGCGGGGTGGTGCGCGGTCACCTCCTCGGCGAAGGCCATGGAGGCGCGTGAGCGCCCGCCGTACAGCAGTGACCAGTCCGAGGACGAGGACGAGGCTGCGGCGAGCATCGGGAGGATCGGCGTGATGCCGATCCCGCCGGCGACGAAGCGGTGGCGCGGCGCCGGTTCCAGCGGGAAGTGGTTGCGCGGGCCCCGCGCCCGCACCCGGGCGCCGGGGTGGAGGGAGATGTGGACGAAGTCCGATCCGCCGCGGCCGTCCGCCTTGTGCAGGACGGCGATCCGCCACTGCGCGCTGTCGGGCGAGCCGCACAGGGAGTACTGCCGCTCCAGTCCCTCGGCCAGCAGCAGGTCCACATGCGCGCCGGGCTGCCAGCCGGGCAGGGCGCCGCCGTCGGCCCGGCGCAACGTCAGGGAGATCACGCCTACCGCCTCCTCGCGGCGGTCGGCGACGATCAGGTCGATGGTGTCGTTCAACGGGGGGTGTCCTTGGGGGTGGGGTGGTCCGGGTGGGCGAGCATCCAGTCCCACATCTCGACAGGATCCTGGGACTCGTGCTCCGCGCCGCAGTGGCAGGCGCCGAGCAGCACGTCGGTCCCGGGGAGCCAGCGGATGCGGAAGACGGCGGAACTCGGGGACGGGCGCCGCACGCTCACTCCGCGGCCAGCCCGGCCAGGATCCGCCGTGCGGCCAGGGCGCCCGTGTCGATGTTGATGCTCAGCTCCTGGTAGCCCGCGGGTTCCGTGTCCAGGGAGCGCTGCAGCAGGTTGAGCGCGTCCACGTCCTGCATGACCACGGTGTGGTTGAACTCCCGCAGGAATGCGGTGACTTCCTCGTCCTCGACGGCGAAGTTCCGCGAGACGGCCCAGAAGTCGTAGACCTTGCCGGGCGCCGAGGGGGTGATCGCGTAGGTGATCTCGGTACGGAACAGGGGAGTGTCCTGCCACGCGGGGCTGATCCGGCTGTGCAGCAGGTAGAGGCAGGGCGCGAAGTACTCGATGTCCTGCAGCCGCTGGATGCGTCCCTCGATGCCGGTCGACCGGGCGTAGAAGGGCGGGCACTCGGCGTCGGGCATGTGCCGGGAGACGCGGACCACCCCTGCTTCCTGGTCGACCTCGGTGGTGATGGGGGTCTCGGCGACCTCGGGCGTGCCGATGTAGCCGCCGTGCAGATAGGTCTCGTGGGAGAGGTCCATCAGGTTGTCGACCAGCAGGCCGTAGTCCCCGTCGATGGGCTCCATGCCGCTGACGGTGGTCCAGCCCTCCTCGACCAGGTGCGGGGCGCGCGGAATCGTGCCGGGGTCGGCCTGCCCGGGGTCGCCGATCCAGACCCAGACGAAGGAGTCGAGCTCGGCCACCGGGTAGGAACTCACCCGCGCGGTACGGGGGATGCGCTTCTGGCCGGGGACGTAGACGCAGGTGCCCGTGGTGTCGTAGGTGAAGCCGTGGTAGCCGCAGACCACCTTGTCGCCGTCGAGGCGGCTCTCGGAGAGCGGGAAGCGGCGGTGCACGCAGCGGTCGGCGAGGGCGACGGCCTCGCCCTCCTCGGTGCGGTACAGCGCGATCGGCTCGCCCAGGACGGTGCGGCCCAGCAGGTCGCGGCCGACCTCGGAGGACCAGGCGGCGACGTACCACTGGTTGCGGACGAAGGCGGTGTGCGTGGGCATGGCAGGAATCCCGTCCCTGTACGGCGGAGCGCCGGTGCTCCGCGTGGAGAACAGGTTCCTGACTGGCTGCGACCCCGGACAACGGGACTTCCGTCAGGCGGAAGTCCCGGCTCGGCCGGGTACGGGTTGCCAGCCCAGGGCCCGGGAGATGCCCAGGCCGGCCACCCGGACGGCAGGGACCAGCGCAGGTGTCTGCGCGCCCGCGACCGGGACCACGACCGAGACGGCCGCGACCACCTCCCCGCGCGGACCGCGCACCGGCGCGGCCACCGAAAGGGCGTCGTCCGTGACCTGACGGTCACTCACCACGCTGCCGCTGTGGCGTACTTCGGCCAGCACGCGGCGCAACTGGGCGGGGGCCGTGACGGTGAAGGGAGTGAATGCGGCAAGTCTCCCGGCGCAGTAGCGGTCCTGGAGCGCGGCATCTCCGTAGGCGAGCAGGACCAGTCCGACGCCAGTGGCGTGCAGCGGCCAGCGGGCGCCGACCCGGCTGCGGACGCCGACGGCGGAACGGCCGGAGATGCGCTCGGTGTAGACGACCTCCAGGCCGTCGCGCACGGCGAGTTGCACGTTCTCGTGGGTGGTCTCGTACAGGTCCTCCAGGAACGGCATCGCCGCCTGCCGCAGTCCCACTCCGCGCGGGGCCAGCGCGGCGACCTCCCACAGCCGCAGGCCCACGTGGTAGCGGCCGTCCTCGGTGCGTTCGAGCGCGCCCCAGTCGGCGAGCGCCCCGACCAGCCGGTGTGCGGTGGGCAGGGGAAGGTCGGCGCGCCGGGCGATCTGAGTCAGCGTCAGCGCGGGATGCGCCTGCTCGAACGCGCCGAGCACGTCGAGCAGGCGGTCGGCCGCCGAACGGGCGGGGGGAGAGCCGGACATGGGACCAGGATGCCCGGTCCGGGCCGGGGCGTTTCCGCCGCAGGTGCCGCGGGGTCGCGGACAGGACGGATCACGGCAGGTCCCGGCCGTGTCCCGGGGCCCCGGGCCCCTCTGCGACGAGGCGCCGCGGAGCTTATGTCAACACCGTTGACATCAATTCGGCGGCTGGAGTCTGATGGCCGAAGCCATAGGCCCAGCCGCACTTCGCACCATCCGAGGAGTCCTCATGGATCCCGTCCACGCTCTCCGGGACGTCAGCCCCACCCCGTTCTGGCTGGACGACCCGGGCCGGGCACAGGCCACACCCGCACTGGTCGCCGACGTCCGCTGCGATCTGCTCGTGGTGGGGGGCGGCTACAGCGGCCTGTGGACCGCGCTGATCGCCAAGGAGCGCGATCCCTCCTGTGACGTCGTTCTCATCGAGGGCGAGGAGATCGGCTGGGCCGCATCCGGGCGCAACGGCGGATTCTGCGAATCCAGCCTCACCCACGGTCTGGGCAACGGCTTCGACCGCTGGCCCGGTGAGCTCGCCGAGCTGGAACGGCTCGGTATCGAGAACCTCCGGGCGATGGAGGACACGATCAAGAAGTACGGCATCGACTGCGACTGGGAACGCACCGGTTCCCTCACCGTGGCGACCGAGCCGTACCAGATCGACGACCTGAACGAACTCGCCGCGCTCGCCGCCCGCTACGGCTCCGGGTACACGGTGCTCGACGCCGACCAGGTCCGGGCCGAGATCAACTCACCGACCTTCCTGGGCGGGATCTGGGACGAGGACGGCACGGCGATGCTGAACCCCGCACGTCTCGCATGGGGTCTCAAGCAGGCCTGTCTGGACCTCGGCGTGCGCATCCACGAGCACACCCGGGCAACGGCCATCGCGGAGGACGGCCCGAGGATCGCGGTCCGGACGCCGTACGGACGCATCCTGGCCAACCGGGTCGCCCTCGCGACCAACGTCTTCCCCTCGCTGATCAAGCGGCACCGCCCCTACACCGTCCCCGTGTACGACTACGCGCTGATGACGGAGCCGCTGACCGAGGAACAACTCGCCTCGGTCGGCTGGCACCACCGGCAGGGGCTCTCCGACTCCGCCAATCAGTTCCACTACGTGCGGCTCTCCACCGACAACCGCATCCTGTGGGGCGGTTACGACACCGTGTACCACTACCGGGGGCAGGTGCGTGCCGAGCACGACCAGCGGCCGGAGACCTTCGCCACCCTGGCCCGGCACTTCTTCCGGACCTTTCCCCAGCTGGAAGGGGTGCGCTTCAGCCACGCCTGGGGCGGCGCGATCGACACGTGCAGCCGGTTCTGTGCGTTCTTCGACACCAGCTTCCGGGGCCGGGTCGCCTATGCGGCCGGATTCACCGGCCTCGGCGTGGGCGCGACCCGCTTCGGTGCCGAGGTGATGCTCGACCTCCTGGACGGTGGGAGCACCGAGCGGACCCGGCTGGAAATGGTGCGGCGCAAGCCCCTCCCCTTCCCGCCGGAGCCGGTCCGATGGGCGGGGATCCAGGCCACGAGGTGGTCGCTCGCCCGCGCGGACGAGAACCGCGGGCGCCGCAACCTCTGGCTCAAGAGCCTCGACAGGCTCGGCCTCGGGTTCGGAAGCTGATACCCGGCCGGCCGGCGAGTTCTTCGCCGGCCGGCCGGGCACGGGGCCCGGACCGGCCGGGGTCAGCCGAGGGCGCGGCGGGCGTCCGCGGCGTCGGCGGGGTTCCAGCCGCGTCGCGGGACGGAGTCGAGCAGCAGGCGGGTGTACGGGTGGCGAGGCGTGCCGAGGATCTCGGCCGTACGGCCCGCCTCCACCACCTGCCCCTCCCTGAGGACCATCAGTTCGTCGGTGATGTGCCGGACGACGGCGAGGTCGTGCGTGACGAAGAGGAAGCCGATGCCGACCTCGCGCCGGATGGTGCCCAGCAGTTCGAGGACCTGCGCCTGAATGGACACGTCCAGGGCCGCCACGGCCTCGTCGAGGACGAGGACGCGCGGTTCGGCGGCCAGCGCGCGGGCGATGGCCACGCGCTGGCGCTGCCCGCCGGACAGCTTGCCGGGCAGGGCGGCTGCCTCCCGTTCCCCGAGCCCCACCTGGTCGAGGAGTTCGGCGACGCGCTCCCCCCGGGCCGTCGCCTCCATCGGGAAGTGGAGGCGCAGCACCTCCTCGACGCACCGGCCGACGGGCACCCGGGGGTCGAGGGACAGGTACGGATCCTGGAAGACCATCTGTATCTCGCGTGCGCGGGCGAGCCGTTCGGCCCTGCCCCGGGCGGGTGCCGAGCGGTCGCGTCCGCCGATGTGGACGGTGCCGCCGTCGGGGCGCTCCAGACCGACGAGCATCCGTACCGTCGTGGTCTTTCCGCTGCCGGATTCACCGACGATGCCGAGCGAGGACCCGGGCGGCAGCGTGAAGGACACGTCGTCCACCGCTGTGTGGTCCCCGTACCGTTTGCGCAGCCCCCGCACGACGAGTTCCTCGGTCGCCCCGCTCACAGTCTGATCCCTTCGTCGGCGCGGTGGCACGCGGCGAGTCCGTCGCCGTGGTGCGCAAGTTCGGGTGTCTCCTCGGAACAGCGCGGCTGCGCATGGGCGCAGCGCGCCGCGAAGGCGCACCCCGGTGGGGCCTCGGCGAGGGAGACGGGCCTGCCCGGGATGGGGCGTGGGGCGCCGGCTCCGGCCTCGATGCGGGGTGTGCAGGCGAGGAGCCCCGCGGTGTACGGGTGGCGTGGACGGTCGAACAGCGCGTCGGTGCCGCTGGTCTCGACGATCCGGCCCGCGTACATGACGTACACGCGGTCGCAGATCGCCGAGGCCAGTTCGAGGTCGTGCGTGACGAAGAGCATCCCGGTGCCGCGTGCGGCCTGGAGGCGCGTGAGGATCGCGATGATCTCCGCCTGGGTGGTGACATCGAGGGCCGTGGTCGGCTCGTCGGCGACCAGCAGCGCCGGCTCGCCCGCGAGAGCCGCCGCGATGACCACGCGCTGGAGCATCCCACCGGAGAACTGGTGCGGGTAGCGGCGCAGCGCGCCCCGTGGATCGCGGATGCCCACCGCGTCGAGGAGCTCCTCGGCCCGGCTCTCGGCCACGGCGGCGGGCGTGCCCGCACCGCGCAGCCCCTCGGTGAGGAAGTCGCCCACGCGGCGCAGCGGGTTCACCGACGCCCGGGGGTCCTGGAAGATCATCGAGACCTGCCCGGAGCGCAGTTCGGCCAGTTCGGCGCGCTTCATGGTCAGCACGTCGCGGCCCGCCACCCTCACCTCCCCACTCGTGCGCGCCCCGGCCGGCAGCAGCCCGAGCACACTCCGGCACGCGACCGACTTGCCCGAACCGGACTCGCCGACCAGGCCGACCGTCTCGCCTGCGCCGACCCGCAGGGAGACGCCGTCGAGGATGGGACGGGCCGCCTGCCCACCGGACAGGCGGACGCCGAGCCCGTCGATCTCCAGCGCGGGGGTTTCGTACTCGGTCATGGCGCTCACCGTTCCCGCTTCGCGATTCGGTCGGCGATACCTTCGCCGACGATGCCGAAGGCGACCACGGCGAGCACGATGCACGCGGACGGCGCGAGCGCGGGGAGCATCGCCCCCTGCAGGATCGCCGACTGGCCTTCGTTGATCATGGCTCCCCAGTCGGACTTGGGCGGC from Streptomyces sp. NBC_01267 harbors:
- a CDS encoding NAD(P)/FAD-dependent oxidoreductase, whose protein sequence is MDPVHALRDVSPTPFWLDDPGRAQATPALVADVRCDLLVVGGGYSGLWTALIAKERDPSCDVVLIEGEEIGWAASGRNGGFCESSLTHGLGNGFDRWPGELAELERLGIENLRAMEDTIKKYGIDCDWERTGSLTVATEPYQIDDLNELAALAARYGSGYTVLDADQVRAEINSPTFLGGIWDEDGTAMLNPARLAWGLKQACLDLGVRIHEHTRATAIAEDGPRIAVRTPYGRILANRVALATNVFPSLIKRHRPYTVPVYDYALMTEPLTEEQLASVGWHHRQGLSDSANQFHYVRLSTDNRILWGGYDTVYHYRGQVRAEHDQRPETFATLARHFFRTFPQLEGVRFSHAWGGAIDTCSRFCAFFDTSFRGRVAYAAGFTGLGVGATRFGAEVMLDLLDGGSTERTRLEMVRRKPLPFPPEPVRWAGIQATRWSLARADENRGRRNLWLKSLDRLGLGFGS
- a CDS encoding PDR/VanB family oxidoreductase; translation: MNDTIDLIVADRREEAVGVISLTLRRADGGALPGWQPGAHVDLLLAEGLERQYSLCGSPDSAQWRIAVLHKADGRGGSDFVHISLHPGARVRARGPRNHFPLEPAPRHRFVAGGIGITPILPMLAAASSSSSDWSLLYGGRSRASMAFAEEVTAHHPADRVTLATGHLDLDTHLAGLQPGELVYACGPASLLEAVESRVPASALRLERFTPATPGSSGDSEFEVELARSGLLLTVPADRSILQTVQRAGVTVLYSCTEGTCGTCETDLLSGEADHRDTVLTEEERAADETLMICVSRCRTPGGRLTLDL
- a CDS encoding aromatic ring-hydroxylating dioxygenase subunit alpha, which codes for MPTHTAFVRNQWYVAAWSSEVGRDLLGRTVLGEPIALYRTEEGEAVALADRCVHRRFPLSESRLDGDKVVCGYHGFTYDTTGTCVYVPGQKRIPRTARVSSYPVAELDSFVWVWIGDPGQADPGTIPRAPHLVEEGWTTVSGMEPIDGDYGLLVDNLMDLSHETYLHGGYIGTPEVAETPITTEVDQEAGVVRVSRHMPDAECPPFYARSTGIEGRIQRLQDIEYFAPCLYLLHSRISPAWQDTPLFRTEITYAITPSAPGKVYDFWAVSRNFAVEDEEVTAFLREFNHTVVMQDVDALNLLQRSLDTEPAGYQELSINIDTGALAARRILAGLAAE
- a CDS encoding ABC transporter ATP-binding protein, coding for MTEYETPALEIDGLGVRLSGGQAARPILDGVSLRVGAGETVGLVGESGSGKSVACRSVLGLLPAGARTSGEVRVAGRDVLTMKRAELAELRSGQVSMIFQDPRASVNPLRRVGDFLTEGLRGAGTPAAVAESRAEELLDAVGIRDPRGALRRYPHQFSGGMLQRVVIAAALAGEPALLVADEPTTALDVTTQAEIIAILTRLQAARGTGMLFVTHDLELASAICDRVYVMYAGRIVETSGTDALFDRPRHPYTAGLLACTPRIEAGAGAPRPIPGRPVSLAEAPPGCAFAARCAHAQPRCSEETPELAHHGDGLAACHRADEGIRL
- a CDS encoding ABC transporter ATP-binding protein; amino-acid sequence: MSGATEELVVRGLRKRYGDHTAVDDVSFTLPPGSSLGIVGESGSGKTTTVRMLVGLERPDGGTVHIGGRDRSAPARGRAERLARAREIQMVFQDPYLSLDPRVPVGRCVEEVLRLHFPMEATARGERVAELLDQVGLGEREAAALPGKLSGGQRQRVAIARALAAEPRVLVLDEAVAALDVSIQAQVLELLGTIRREVGIGFLFVTHDLAVVRHITDELMVLREGQVVEAGRTAEILGTPRHPYTRLLLDSVPRRGWNPADAADARRALG
- a CDS encoding IclR family transcriptional regulator, translating into MSGSPPARSAADRLLDVLGAFEQAHPALTLTQIARRADLPLPTAHRLVGALADWGALERTEDGRYHVGLRLWEVAALAPRGVGLRQAAMPFLEDLYETTHENVQLAVRDGLEVVYTERISGRSAVGVRSRVGARWPLHATGVGLVLLAYGDAALQDRYCAGRLAAFTPFTVTAPAQLRRVLAEVRHSGSVVSDRQVTDDALSVAAPVRGPRGEVVAAVSVVVPVAGAQTPALVPAVRVAGLGISRALGWQPVPGRAGTSA
- a CDS encoding transketolase; protein product: MTTDMAPDLDRLMTLMTGDEKHGPAATSTLDVLRVLYDRVLRVTPQTSDAADRDRFLLSKGHGPMAYYAVLAAKGFFPEDLLAGFGSYDSPLGHHPDRLLVPGAEIGSGSLGHGLPLGVGTVLGLRAQRLTRPRVWVLIGDAELDEGSVHEAIAYAGPAGLEQLHTVVIDNASARYGRPGGIAARFEAAEWSVRSVDGRDHEELYAAFTAPHPGRPHAVVARVEPKNP